From the Argentina anserina chromosome 3, drPotAnse1.1, whole genome shotgun sequence genome, the window AGGCCTGGTATCAAGGAATGAAAATACtcaaaaaacaagaaaactaGTAGAAAATACACAAACATGGCTTCCCAATTTGTTTAAGCATATTAAAATTCTTCTGCTGATCTGTTTTGTCCCTTTCCCCATTTGGGGTCGTAATCACATTCACATCAAAAGATTTTCTATATTTTCAGCAAGGAAAGCAAATCTCTTTACAACAACGGGTGGGATATTAGGAGGTTATCATGGAATGCACATATTAGTCTTGCAACAGAATTGCTTAGTAAGTCCATGTTTTTCAGAGTGCTAACTAAACAGGGTTCGAAGTTCCTTAAGAGGCACAATGGCTTCAAATTTATCAAGTTTGCGATGTGTGTGCTCATATTTAGGAGTCAAAAGAGTGTCATATAGTTCTGTTGAGGTACAATGATCTTCAGATCAAAAACAAGGAGGTACAATGATCTCAATCCTCTTTAAACTAAATCCATTGATCATCATTCCCGTCTTTATAGAAAAAACACTCGAGTTTTTTTTGCTTATGCGACTGTTATTGCATGAGAAAGTTTGCAAATTAGTTGATGATTTACTGTAATTAGATATGTAAAAAGagaatcaaacaaattgatgACTGAAATTAAACTATAACCACTCGAGCCCATATGTAACCCTCGAGCTagcttttgagttttgattctGTAACCTCAAACCATACATCTGAAGGATTCAACTCATTCAAGTAAACGTTCATCGGTTCATGAATATGAGTGTTCATCATGTCTTTCCAAATGCAACGTAAACACGTAGTGTAGTTGCTAACATAGACTTATATTCTGAACTCTACTTGGCAAAACAAGATGAGGTCTTGCCCCTCGTACGCTTTGCAGTTCCAATCCAGTGGTCATTTTCACAACAAATAATGAGATGAGTACCAAGTGTTTGATCTGGACTACACAAAGTGCAACAACCCCATGCAATTAATCTCTATGCTAGTGCAGTTTGCTTTCAGATTAGGACAAGCCAATCCCTAAATTAAAGATTAACAACTATGACCAAAACATATTGCCCTATTGGGGTACAAATGATCCATCTCAAATATCTCACTCATATTAACAAACAACTAGGTTGATCCAGTTTTTATTTCTTCTCTCCAGTTATATTCACAACCACAGACCAGGACTGGCCTAGTTGTTCTTTCCCCCAATTCTTATATCAACTTAATCTGACATCTCAGCTACTAATTAATATAAGCATGTGAAAACTGTCATTCAAAATAGTCATTACTATTAAGGAACTAAAATAATGCAGTGTATCCTACCAAGTCAAATATAATGTTATGTAATGCAAGCACCTAATATTGCCGCTGATGCTATTGTAGCTTCTTGGAAGTTGTTGGAAGTCCAATTTCATGTTAACTGGAAATTAACAAATGATAATGACACTTCAAGTTCTATATTCAATTCCTTATTCTATAGCTAATGTCGTTGCATAGTGTTTGTTCTCTTCTaaacaaacgagaaatgttgTATATACAAGGATGGAGTACGTATGAGGCTATGTACTTCCAGGGAAGTTCTTTTTGGTCAATCTTGTGCTGTCTGCAGGAGGGTGATGGATCCTAGATGTTATGTAGAAAACAATTACGAGTTTTTCTAATACGTGTTGTTAAGTATATAAAAACGTAGAGAATCGACAACTTCGTTAGGGACCCCAAGCATAGTTGAACCAATGGGCAAGGATTAGATGGGTAACTTGTGTAttagcttttgttttttttgtttttttttttgcttaccAAAATAACTCATTTATATGGCATTAAGTGACTTATAACGTAAAACTAGACCAACAACATAAGTTACCAAGCCCAAGAGCGCACCATAATAAGCTAGTTAGCCACCAATGGTAGAAATGTTGATTCACGAACCTGTTAGTTGCTCAAAACTGCGAACGAAGTACTTGTGTAGCTACAGTCAATTGTGCCTGCTAATGGTGATTACACGCGATGcatttggtataaattgtCACCATTTTATCAACGTTGTATTACAACCTGGGTTCTTGAGGTCTAAGAATGAGAGAAGGAACTTCTATGATCAAGCTCGTAAATgataccatgtttttcttcATTCAAATTTCAATCCTGGACCACCTAGTCCTGTGTCATTGCTATTCTAGTTTGCGctgagatttatatatatattttggtatCAGTAGGCTGGGACCATGATCACTTTCAGTATCAGGAGACACAGTAGATTCTAATAGTTTGGAACAGTCCCTTCACGTAGGAAGCATGAACATAACATAAATAAGCTAACACTAGACTAGCGATCATGAACATAACCTCCCAAGTCCAAAGAGGACCATAAATGAGCTAGTAGTGTTGGCCACCATTAGTAGAAGAAATTCGAGTTTACCAACCAGTTGGTGGCACATAACCGCGACTGAAGCTCAATAGCGAATTCATATGATAAAATTTTGGGTATCATCTGTTTATCGAGGGTGTTTGACTTAAAACACTAAAGGACCACGAAGGGTTCAACTTAGTTGAAcaactactacaacaataataCAAGTCTGCCGGCGTCCCTCGTCCATAGGACCTGTTTAGCCAGAGGCATTCCGTCGTGAAGCAAAACGCATTGCACCCAACTTGTTTTATTGACTTTTCCACAAGCGAAACACTATCAGATACAATTCTTGAAGCAAGATCAATTCCCGCAGAGGACCACTAGAACTAGAAGAATTCGAGGGAAACTTGCCTCACATATGTATGATATTTTCATCCACTGACagtacaaataaaattttgagtttgaggCCCTCATTTACCTAATGTTCTTGATATGAGAATACCACAAGCCTATGCTCCTCTACTGCATCAGTAGTGAGAAAGGTAGACACGCATATCTTAAACAATGCCAGGACTTAGGAAAGGTAGAAGTGTATGTATTGAACAATGTAGGGACTTAGGGAGCTCAGGCTTATAGCAGTTGGTGTTTGTATTTACCAATCCATTAATCCCCTGTGCCCATGAACTTTACTATCGCCAGAGGACTAATCAGGGGAGCTTGAGACCTCCGTCTACCACTTGTTATCCTAACTTTATAGTCGAAGCAGATTCTGCaaattttggagatgaagtGATGCTGGGTAGAGACATCAAGAGTTTAAGACCCATAAATCCATAATGGTGGTGGAGAGTAAGACACTAAAAGAAGAAAGGGGATTGAAAGGTTTAATATAATTCATCAACTCGCTTGTATACAAAAATGAGGATCATAGGATTCAAAGTTTGAATTTGCAGTAAAAAGTTTAAAGATTTCCTTTCTGAACCTAAGATTGCAATTCAACCTAACTGTTCAATTACAAACTTCCTTCATTTGAGTTGGACACGGGAATTGCTCGACATGCAATTTCACAACCCAAGTGGCTAGAAAGATAGATCAGAGAGGATAACTACATTAGGCTGAAATGGATCAGTACAACTCACATGAGCAATTGCACCCAATTTGTTGTATAGGTTAGTGAAGAAATTGTTACACTTTCCAGCAATTCAATAGATTTGATTTCTAGAAAGAGCAGCAATTTCAGCTAGTTTGCTGTTGTGTAGCGACATGGACAGTGGCTTGTTGGCAGCAACCTTAAAAAAAAGGGTGAGTGAATAGTGACAGACCCAGCGCCCCAACATGTGGAATTGCTTAAGGGACATCCGATCAAACTGCGAGATTAATGCAGAATTATATGGAAAACGTTGGGGCTTGTAGTTCTAGAACTTTATTGTGTTGATGCGAGTAACTACAACGTTCTGAAGTTAAATCCTCCATACGGTCTTCCATTTGAAGCCACACCTTTGTATAGGCAACCTGGGTCGTCTCTTGAGGTCTAAGAACGAGAAAAGGAAACCTCCAACAATCAATCTCGTAGACGACAGTCTTTCTTGTCCAAAACTCAATCCTGAGTGTAAGGATTTGTGTGAAGGGAGACTGCCTTACTATAAGAGTACTGTTAATGATCATTCTCTCAGCCTTTCattcagaagaaaaaaaaaatacgaaTCTCTGCAGaaaattagaattgaaatgacACAGGACTAGGGGGATCCTTTTAACTGCTTAAAGCGAAAGGAATGAACACCTCTGGTATCTCCAAACAGCTAGTCAACCAAATTCTCATATCTATTTTTCACTCCACCATCATTTTAGCAATGCCTTCATCCTAAATAAGGAGGTAGGTGGTTTTGCTACAAAAGAATTCCTTCTAGTTACTGTAAAAGAGTAACAGATATTTCGGCTCATAGCCAACTCATGGAAACCACATTCACTTTCAAGTAAATGAATCACCAACAAAGAATGATCCACTGGATCAGATCCAGACAGAGAGAGCAAGATTCTCATAAAGACTTAATGGTGATCTGTAAACCAAACCAAATGACTTAAGCGTGAATAATCCATAAGGGATGAGACCTAGCAAATAGGAAGCTTGTGGAGCATCATTGAAAATATACCATAAACTTTCAAACTAATCATAGCTAATCATAGTAAACAAGTGAAAGGTGTTCAAGACTTTATTAAAACTGTTAAGAAACAACTGATCCTCACTTAAGTTGAAATATATAGGAAACAAGTTAACTAAAACCAGTAAATGTGTCTCCAATTGTGCATCATCATGAAAATTTCTGACACTAAATAAGATGACCAAGAAAGTTGAAACTTAGAACTAACTACATTTCAACTCTAAGACAATCCTAATGTTTTCTTCTCAGGAAGCAGCTTAAAGCCTTGTAAGACCTCCAAAATGATAGGTTTTGGAATATATTGGAAAACTTGGTAACTCAAGCCAGTGAATGTGTCTGCAACTCTGCATCATTATGAAGATTTCTAACACTAAATAAgatgataaaaaaattgaaacttagAATTAACTACATTTCAACTCTAAGACAGTCCTTATGTGTTATTTCAGGAAGCAGCTTAAAGCCTTGTAAGACCTATCATTTTCCAAACACAACTTTGCTGGCATGATTACTTCATAACTTGACCTTTTAATTGTGTATTTACTACTACGCAAAAAACGGTAAACATGTGACAGTTCTCCTTTAAGAAGCTGTCACTCTGACATTTAAGAAAACAATTGTGTGAAAGGATAGTGGATTTTTAATATCACCTACTTTggcattgatttttttaaatcccGTAACAAACTGAACGACTCAAATAGCAAAACTATTTGATTATAATGTAAGAAACTTAAGAACACAAAACTAATATAGTCATGTACCTACCAACATCTTTTATCATTGTTTTTAGTATCAAACATGAGATAGTGACAAGGTCTCAGACGCTCAGGGTTCTTTGACTTCTTTCCATATCATAAGGACTTAATATAATTTTACTATTTCAAACTTTTATGACAAAatagtgaaataccaaactaATTATAATATTGAACCAGCACAAAAAATGTAATATCCTAAGCTGATTGCTACGGATAATATTGGTGCCTGATTAGTGAAGCAATGGAAGGCCAACTATTATGATTCCATCACGATCTTCCCGTATTTATCCCCCCCCTCCCCCCCAAATCTTTTGTCATTTTATCCATTATTCTTTACTTTGATACAACTGATTTGACAAGTCATACGACATCACTTGAAAAAAAGTAAACATCATCTCACTCATGAGTGTAAACTTTAATTCACCATGTAAAAAGTACAAGGAATATGAAGACATGCCAAAAGATTTTCTATATAATTTAAGCAAACATGTTCAGAAGTTAACCTTGAAAGACAAGCGTTCTCATTTTCCAAAAGAACATATCAGCGAACTCATGAACAACAGAAGAACTCTTCTATCTCTGCGAGCACTCACTCTTAGATAGGACTGAGATAGTTCACAAATCTACCTGTCCCAGGGCAAAGAAGAACATACTACAGATCATGTAACTCTCAAGAAAGAGCTAAGGATATTCATAAGCAAGTAATCTAAACCACAAATATACATGTCAGAGCATAAAGCAGGTACCATTGCTAAACTGTCCCATTTCAGAACAAGTAATTTGATGAGAAATTGATCATCACTAGAATAGACGACACATATTTGCCCAAAAAACACCGTCAAGCTTAGTCTTTCCTCATATTCATTGCTTAAACCGCTGTCCCCTCTACAACTTTGAACAAAACAATCCATACCTCATTTACCGTTGACTCattctctattttttctttataaagGCTGAAAGTAAAGGTAAAGCGGAGAGCAGTTTGTTCAAACACATAGACAACACGAAAGCACAGAGCCCAGACGCCCTCAAAAACATTTCCCACAGTTCTCACACAGATGCCTAACTATAAAAGTAGGCACTGCCAACATCCGAAATGTTGTCAGTTTGTCACTCTTAATCTAATAAAACTAAGACACGTTTCACATTATTGTTACTAACCACGCGTTTCGATGACTCAATCGACCCGGTAAGTTAACAGCTAAACATAACTACTTCAAACACAACCATCACAACTGTTCTAAATTGACATCCTATGTAACAATTTAGTAAAACACCAAAATAGAAGCACTGACCTTCGGAGGAGGAGGCAGCAAGATTTGGGAGCTTAGAAACAAGGCAAGCAGCAGCGATGGAGCTGTGGAGGGGTTGAAGCGAGCTCAATTCTCTTCGCAACAGCCTTGTAATCACCAAAACACACAAAGACAGATCGTTACACTAATTCATATTCATCTCTACTCACAAGAGATTGAGTGGTACCTCAAAGTGGGACAACGAGGCGCGGAATTGGAGCGAATCGAAGGAAGGCACGTGGTTCTTGATATTCTAGGAGGTGTTgttgtcgtcgtcgtcgtcgtcgctgCTCTGCAAAACGCCCGGAGAGTAGTGGCTCTTCCGGCAACTGAGGCTGACATTGT encodes:
- the LOC126788509 gene encoding uncharacterized protein LOC126788509 isoform X2, translating into MSASVAGRATTLRAFCRAATTTTTTTTPPRISRTTCLPSIRSNSAPRCPTLRLLRRELSSLQPLHSSIAAACLVSKLPNLAASSSEDL
- the LOC126788509 gene encoding uncharacterized protein LOC126788509 isoform X1, translated to MSASVAGRATTLRAFCRAATTTTTTTTPPRISRTTCLPSIRSNSAPRCPTLRLLRRELSSLQPLHSSIAAACLVSKLPNLAASSSEGRFVNYLSPI